In Dendropsophus ebraccatus isolate aDenEbr1 chromosome 14, aDenEbr1.pat, whole genome shotgun sequence, the following proteins share a genomic window:
- the SGCA gene encoding alpha-sarcoglycan isoform X1, with translation MASRRVARLTVPLWLCLLGCLCDQNVYPSVGTLFVHKLEPEDYQQHFLNKSGQPHPINFRANLLGFPDLPRWLRCTQRSPGDSAYLYGSPTKPGKHTIEVTAYNRNTYEIFREKIIFTILPAADAPPPYEAEFLVTNVDVEEMLPPEARHNFQVPLQDLWNTQRLSVLNVTSALDKGGRVPLPLPGLKEGVFVKVGSVVPFPECLYETQKPQIRQQCKEGMKPVLCPKLLPSDFSIDWCNVTMVDEPGSSPSPPSLVPLEWDGEFNPPSDELGETDFLPGYLLTMLIPILIALLLCALLSYIMCCRREGVQKRDAATSDIQLVHQQSIFNNTEELRQMADNRDVPRPLSTLPMFNVRTGQRSSPMDLSGDSAHVPLILSQH, from the exons ATGGCATCTCGGAGGGTGGCTCGTCTGACAG TACCGCTCTGGCTGTGTCTCCTGGGTTGTCTCTGTGATCAGAATGTCTACCCGTCGGTGGGCACGCTATTTGTACACAAGCTGGAACCGGAGGATTACCAGCAACACTTCCTGAATAAGTCTG GTCAACCTCACCCCATTAACTTTCGAGCTAATTTATTGGGGTTCCCGGACCTTCCAAGATGGCTGCGTTGTACCCAGCGCTCTCCCGGGGACAGTGCATATTTATATGGATCCCCTACCAAGCCTGGGAAGCACACCATAGAG GTAACTGCATACAACCGCAACACCTATGAAATTTTTAGAGAAAAGATTATTTTTACTATTCTTCCTGCAGCAG ATGCGCCTCCGCCATATGAAGCTGAATTTTTGGTCACCAATGTGGATGTGGAAGAGATGCTTCCCCCAGAAGCCCGCCACAACTTTCAGGTCCCCTTGCAGGATCTTTGGAACACCCAGAGGCTTTCCGTCCTTAATGTCACATCGGCGCTGGACAAAGGGGGTAGAGTgccgctgccactgcccggactAAAAGAGGG GGTGTTTGTAAAGGTGGGTTCTGTCGTCCCCTTCCCGGAGTGTCTTTATGAGACCCAAAAGCCGCAGATCCGACAGCAGTGCAAAGAAGGGATGAAACCAGTGTTATGTCCTAAACTATTACCCAGTGACTTCAGCATAGACTGGTGCAACGTGACCATG GTGGATGAGCCAGGGTCCTCACCTTCTCCTCCTAGTTTGGTGCCACTGGAGTGGGATGGAGAGTTTAATCCTCCATCGGATGAATTAGGTGAAACTGACTTCCTCCCGGGCTACCTGCTGACCATGTTAATCCCCATTCTCATCGCCCTGTTACTTTGCGCCTTACTGTCTTATATCATGTGCTGTCGCAGAGAAGGGGT gcaaaagAGAGACGCTGCGACATCTGA TATCCAGCTAGTTCACCAACAGTCAATCTTCAACAACACGGAAGAGCTCCGGCAAATGGCCGACAACAGGGATGTCCCTCGACCCCTTTCCACCCTGCCCATGTTCAACGTCCGTACTGGGCAGAGGTCATCCCCGATGGATTTGTCAGGAGATAGCGCCCATGTACCTCTCATCCTGTCCCAGCACTAA
- the SGCA gene encoding alpha-sarcoglycan isoform X2 encodes MVTVPLWLCLLGCLCDQNVYPSVGTLFVHKLEPEDYQQHFLNKSGQPHPINFRANLLGFPDLPRWLRCTQRSPGDSAYLYGSPTKPGKHTIEVTAYNRNTYEIFREKIIFTILPAADAPPPYEAEFLVTNVDVEEMLPPEARHNFQVPLQDLWNTQRLSVLNVTSALDKGGRVPLPLPGLKEGVFVKVGSVVPFPECLYETQKPQIRQQCKEGMKPVLCPKLLPSDFSIDWCNVTMVDEPGSSPSPPSLVPLEWDGEFNPPSDELGETDFLPGYLLTMLIPILIALLLCALLSYIMCCRREGVQKRDAATSDIQLVHQQSIFNNTEELRQMADNRDVPRPLSTLPMFNVRTGQRSSPMDLSGDSAHVPLILSQH; translated from the exons ATGGTAACAG TACCGCTCTGGCTGTGTCTCCTGGGTTGTCTCTGTGATCAGAATGTCTACCCGTCGGTGGGCACGCTATTTGTACACAAGCTGGAACCGGAGGATTACCAGCAACACTTCCTGAATAAGTCTG GTCAACCTCACCCCATTAACTTTCGAGCTAATTTATTGGGGTTCCCGGACCTTCCAAGATGGCTGCGTTGTACCCAGCGCTCTCCCGGGGACAGTGCATATTTATATGGATCCCCTACCAAGCCTGGGAAGCACACCATAGAG GTAACTGCATACAACCGCAACACCTATGAAATTTTTAGAGAAAAGATTATTTTTACTATTCTTCCTGCAGCAG ATGCGCCTCCGCCATATGAAGCTGAATTTTTGGTCACCAATGTGGATGTGGAAGAGATGCTTCCCCCAGAAGCCCGCCACAACTTTCAGGTCCCCTTGCAGGATCTTTGGAACACCCAGAGGCTTTCCGTCCTTAATGTCACATCGGCGCTGGACAAAGGGGGTAGAGTgccgctgccactgcccggactAAAAGAGGG GGTGTTTGTAAAGGTGGGTTCTGTCGTCCCCTTCCCGGAGTGTCTTTATGAGACCCAAAAGCCGCAGATCCGACAGCAGTGCAAAGAAGGGATGAAACCAGTGTTATGTCCTAAACTATTACCCAGTGACTTCAGCATAGACTGGTGCAACGTGACCATG GTGGATGAGCCAGGGTCCTCACCTTCTCCTCCTAGTTTGGTGCCACTGGAGTGGGATGGAGAGTTTAATCCTCCATCGGATGAATTAGGTGAAACTGACTTCCTCCCGGGCTACCTGCTGACCATGTTAATCCCCATTCTCATCGCCCTGTTACTTTGCGCCTTACTGTCTTATATCATGTGCTGTCGCAGAGAAGGGGT gcaaaagAGAGACGCTGCGACATCTGA TATCCAGCTAGTTCACCAACAGTCAATCTTCAACAACACGGAAGAGCTCCGGCAAATGGCCGACAACAGGGATGTCCCTCGACCCCTTTCCACCCTGCCCATGTTCAACGTCCGTACTGGGCAGAGGTCATCCCCGATGGATTTGTCAGGAGATAGCGCCCATGTACCTCTCATCCTGTCCCAGCACTAA